The following proteins are encoded in a genomic region of Gimesia algae:
- a CDS encoding oligosaccharide flippase family protein: MNQRRSVKTNLCATWLSHGVSLVIGVFLMPYVLHILGDAQYGSWIFINAIAGYSGLLYLGFGQTISRYVAHYHARQDWDRLNHVSNVIFVIYLGMGSLALLTAGIIAWLAPHLSDWGTISLYEIRMVILILGLNVFVGMAGSVFGGILMGIQRFDIERGVNLTGALLRLALTLMFLKAEWGLLTIALIFFTVTIVENIGQCYFAFRQVKTFRIGRKYLDWSILKECGSFSGFAFIDAIAWTLIEATDSILIGIFFSPAMIVPYYIALRLTQFINMPIAQIGKVFMPRAGELHAHGDLRALQKLVLNGVSLSFLLVTGFFIGVCFYGTTLINTWIGTGYPESHVILMILLGARIVALPVTTFRSVLYGMGHVKVPSLIYISEAVANLILSLILIQSLGLIGVALGTAIPIIVAELGITLPYAMKKLNITTGQLLRTAIAPSLAPLLVLLGYSYFLPHFFEIRNSWTILVGVAAGGGAFLLGTWLIIEKGTLLLHRSVPESINS; the protein is encoded by the coding sequence ATGAATCAACGTCGATCAGTCAAAACAAATTTATGTGCGACATGGCTCAGTCATGGAGTGAGTCTGGTAATCGGCGTATTCCTGATGCCTTACGTCCTGCATATCCTCGGGGATGCACAGTACGGTAGCTGGATCTTTATCAATGCCATTGCCGGATATTCTGGTCTCCTCTACCTGGGGTTTGGTCAGACGATCAGCCGCTACGTTGCACACTATCATGCCAGGCAGGACTGGGATCGTCTGAATCATGTATCCAATGTAATTTTTGTCATCTACCTGGGAATGGGCAGTCTGGCCTTATTAACGGCAGGAATCATCGCCTGGCTGGCACCCCACTTAAGCGACTGGGGCACAATCTCCTTATACGAAATCAGGATGGTCATTCTGATTCTGGGACTGAATGTTTTTGTCGGCATGGCAGGCAGTGTGTTTGGTGGTATCCTGATGGGCATCCAACGGTTTGACATTGAGCGCGGCGTTAATCTGACCGGTGCTCTGCTGCGACTGGCGCTGACATTGATGTTCCTGAAAGCGGAATGGGGGCTGCTGACCATTGCCCTGATTTTCTTCACAGTCACTATCGTTGAAAATATCGGTCAGTGTTATTTTGCATTCCGCCAGGTCAAGACGTTTCGCATTGGTCGTAAGTACCTGGACTGGAGCATCCTCAAAGAGTGTGGCTCATTCAGCGGCTTCGCATTTATCGATGCCATTGCCTGGACACTGATTGAAGCAACCGATTCGATTCTGATCGGAATCTTTTTCAGTCCAGCCATGATCGTCCCCTACTACATCGCGCTGCGACTCACTCAATTTATCAACATGCCAATTGCACAAATCGGAAAAGTCTTTATGCCTCGCGCAGGAGAACTACACGCCCATGGAGATCTTCGTGCATTGCAGAAACTGGTCCTGAATGGTGTTTCACTCTCCTTTCTGCTCGTCACCGGATTTTTTATCGGCGTCTGCTTCTATGGTACCACCCTGATCAATACCTGGATCGGAACGGGATACCCGGAAAGCCATGTCATTCTGATGATTTTACTGGGAGCCCGCATCGTTGCCTTACCGGTTACAACGTTCCGTTCGGTTCTGTACGGAATGGGACATGTCAAAGTTCCTTCTCTGATTTATATCAGTGAAGCTGTAGCCAATCTGATCTTGTCGTTGATTCTGATCCAGTCACTGGGTCTCATCGGCGTCGCATTGGGAACGGCAATCCCGATTATTGTTGCAGAGCTGGGAATCACCCTGCCTTATGCGATGAAGAAACTGAATATCACTACCGGTCAACTGCTGCGAACAGCGATTGCTCCCAGCCTGGCACCACTGCTGGTGCTGTTGGGCTATTCCTACTTCTTACCACACTTTTTTGAAATTCGTAATTCCTGGACCATTCTGGTGGGCGTTGCCGCCGGAGGGGGTGCCTTTCTGCTGGGCACCTGGCTGATCATTGAAAAAGGGACTTTGCTGCTACACCGCTCTGTTCCTGAATCGATTAATTCTTAG
- a CDS encoding O-antigen ligase family protein: protein MEQPARSRNGSQRRRQPVPLSIMGGSSAPKNAYILFLLVNVTLFLRPAELIPALANLPIYEVLILLSFFLSLDQIKRTVKLPMLKRQPITLCVIGVLVAVAMSHASHMYFYGIHTSTVMFLKTLMYYLLLICIIDSPQRLKGLLKTIAISSSVMILLCVIDYVGIFDFEFIKHVSDRDGVSDAGEVIRVFRMRGTGIFQDPNDLSVLIVTTGILCWYFFNDPAANPLRFLWIVSMIILGIGLIYTRSRGGLLTLGIAGMVFVLPKYGKKAAIACAVVGMAGVTILAGRQGNIDLNSGTGHDRILLWREGLSALKSPDLLFGIGEGQYSDLAGLAAHNSFVHAFTELGLFGGTFFIGCFFFAALGLYRLAQFQSKSLGRPIFRSRELERLLPYVSAILAAWCGGMMSLSRCYVVPTYMVVGVCAAYLNLAGASLARPTPLVYWNKQHVIYLIGVSMGMLIAFLIFVRIFAH, encoded by the coding sequence ATGGAACAACCTGCGCGCTCCAGAAACGGTTCGCAGAGGAGGCGGCAACCTGTTCCGCTTTCGATTATGGGCGGTTCTTCGGCCCCCAAAAACGCTTATATCCTGTTTCTGCTGGTGAATGTTACCTTATTCCTGAGACCGGCAGAGCTGATTCCCGCTCTAGCCAATCTGCCCATCTATGAAGTCTTGATCCTGTTATCATTTTTCTTATCCCTTGATCAAATCAAGCGAACAGTCAAACTACCGATGTTAAAACGGCAACCGATTACTCTGTGTGTCATCGGAGTCCTGGTCGCCGTTGCCATGTCACATGCTTCACACATGTATTTCTATGGCATCCACACATCAACCGTCATGTTCCTGAAAACGTTGATGTATTATCTGTTGTTGATTTGTATCATCGACTCCCCTCAGCGATTAAAAGGCCTTTTGAAAACGATTGCCATTTCATCGTCTGTCATGATCCTGCTGTGTGTGATTGATTATGTGGGAATTTTCGATTTTGAATTTATCAAACACGTCAGTGACCGCGATGGAGTTTCTGATGCAGGAGAAGTAATTCGTGTGTTCCGCATGCGAGGTACCGGGATCTTTCAGGATCCGAACGACCTGTCCGTATTGATCGTGACGACAGGCATCCTCTGCTGGTACTTTTTTAATGATCCTGCAGCAAACCCGCTGCGTTTTTTGTGGATCGTCAGCATGATCATTCTGGGAATCGGCTTGATCTATACCCGTTCCCGCGGAGGACTGTTGACACTCGGAATTGCCGGCATGGTTTTTGTTTTACCCAAGTATGGTAAAAAAGCAGCGATTGCCTGCGCTGTGGTTGGCATGGCCGGGGTAACCATTCTGGCTGGTCGACAGGGAAACATTGACCTGAATTCCGGTACCGGACATGACCGAATTCTATTGTGGCGGGAAGGCCTTTCGGCTCTCAAATCTCCGGACCTGCTGTTTGGTATCGGCGAAGGGCAGTATTCCGATCTGGCAGGATTGGCAGCCCATAACTCGTTCGTGCACGCTTTTACCGAACTGGGTCTGTTTGGAGGTACATTTTTCATCGGCTGCTTTTTCTTTGCTGCCCTGGGTTTGTATCGCCTGGCACAATTTCAAAGTAAGAGTCTCGGTAGACCCATTTTCCGTAGTCGGGAACTGGAACGGCTCTTACCCTATGTTTCGGCGATCCTGGCAGCCTGGTGTGGCGGGATGATGTCGTTATCGCGCTGCTATGTTGTTCCCACATACATGGTGGTCGGAGTTTGCGCAGCGTATCTCAATCTGGCAGGAGCCAGCCTGGCCAGGCCGACTCCACTGGTCTACTGGAATAAACAACATGTGATTTATCTGATCGGAGTGAGCATGGGAATGCTCATTGCGTTCCTTATTTTTGTACGTATTTTTGCCCATTAA
- a CDS encoding GNAT family N-acetyltransferase, which yields MTTINCPDQEINQNTEARTSGSDTLTLHIRDKDQTQDCLQIWQTLEAQFDAVPLMCSSVWTETWIEQYGDLQPYSFVIASRNNTPCGICLLTEGVEQFDGPLPIQTLHLGTAGEPAADSVCVEYNSLLIQPADQSAFMNALVELLSDNQTWDSLYFDGFASAELEEWDLSIPETSVRKIESRYFDLELIREEKRDVISGFGYSTRKNLRKNMKTYGNLTTEWAETIEQAESIFADLVCLHQTRWQKEGQPGSYASERFTRFHQALIQKMIPTGQMGLFRVKIEDEVIGCVQVLIDRNRVLCYQGGSAEYRGKLSPGVITDYLCIEECFQRGFDAYDFLAGNSHHKQKMSTHHSYLTWAHIQRPRWKFTALNALRKIKHTMNLIRKSDQE from the coding sequence ATGACCACTATCAATTGCCCTGATCAAGAAATCAACCAGAATACTGAAGCTCGAACATCCGGCTCCGATACGCTGACTCTGCATATACGTGACAAAGACCAGACACAGGACTGCCTGCAAATCTGGCAAACCCTGGAAGCACAATTTGACGCCGTTCCACTGATGTGTTCCTCAGTCTGGACAGAAACCTGGATCGAACAGTATGGCGATCTGCAACCCTATTCTTTTGTGATTGCCTCTCGGAATAACACTCCCTGTGGTATCTGCCTCTTAACTGAGGGTGTCGAACAGTTTGATGGTCCGCTTCCCATTCAGACCCTGCACCTGGGAACTGCTGGAGAACCAGCAGCAGACAGTGTCTGTGTGGAATACAACTCGCTATTAATTCAACCCGCCGACCAGTCAGCATTCATGAATGCACTGGTTGAACTGCTTTCCGATAACCAGACATGGGATTCCCTGTACTTTGATGGCTTCGCCAGTGCCGAGCTCGAAGAATGGGACCTCTCAATTCCGGAAACATCAGTCCGAAAAATTGAAAGTCGCTATTTCGATCTGGAATTGATTCGTGAAGAAAAACGGGATGTAATTTCCGGTTTTGGCTATTCCACCCGGAAAAACTTACGCAAGAACATGAAGACATACGGAAACCTGACAACGGAATGGGCAGAAACCATTGAACAGGCAGAATCCATTTTCGCAGACCTGGTCTGTTTGCATCAGACCCGCTGGCAGAAAGAAGGTCAACCCGGCTCCTATGCCAGTGAACGATTTACCCGCTTTCATCAAGCGCTGATCCAGAAAATGATTCCCACCGGTCAGATGGGACTGTTTCGCGTCAAGATTGAAGACGAAGTCATTGGTTGTGTCCAGGTCCTGATCGATCGGAATCGTGTGCTCTGTTACCAGGGTGGTTCTGCTGAATATCGCGGTAAACTCAGTCCGGGAGTAATCACAGATTACCTGTGTATCGAAGAATGCTTCCAGCGCGGATTTGATGCCTATGATTTTCTCGCAGGCAACAGTCACCACAAACAGAAAATGAGTACGCACCACAGTTACCTGACCTGGGCTCACATCCAGCGTCCCCGCTGGAAGTTTACTGCACTCAATGCATTAAGAAAAATCAAACATACCATGAACCTGATTCGCAAATCAGATCAGGAA